In Persicimonas caeni, a single window of DNA contains:
- the treS gene encoding maltose alpha-D-glucosyltransferase, which produces MALEKNPEWYKDAIIYEVHVRAFHDSNGDGVGDFRGLTRKLDYLQDLGVTAIWLLPFYPSPLRDDGYDIADYRQVHPDYGTLDDFKMFLEAAHERGIRVITELVINHTSDQHPWFQRARRAEPGSPERDFYVWSDTPKKYEDARIIFQDFEHSNWAWDPVGEAYYWHRFYSHQPDLNFENPEVKEAIFDVLDYWLDMGVDGMRLDAVPYLYEEEGTNCENLPRTHAFLKELRAHVDEKYDDRMLLAEANQWPEDAAAYFGDGDECHMNFHFPVMPRLYLALQQEDRFPIVDIMEQTPEIPDNSQWAIFLRNHDELTLEMVTDEERDFMYRAYAREARARVNLGIRRRLAPLLENSRRRIELMNALLLALPGTPVIYYGDEIGMGDNIFLGDRNGVRTPMQWSGDRNAGFSRANPQQLYLPAIIDPEYHYEAVNVEVQQSNPSSLLWWTKRLLSLRKRYKAFARGETRFLRPENRKVLVLLREFEDERMLVVANLSRFSQYAELDLSEFEGMVPVELFGRTLFPPIGDLPYFLTLGPNAVYWFSLEKHDEAKQGWAIEEAAEPVKMTMSDARGLDDLLEGRARERVEGALADFLRRQRWFQSKGAYIRDVNFREFIPVALEERTVYLSLIDVETIQHQADTYVVPLALATGDGANDAVQRGYPIVARIRFDQLGEEGVLYDAIADREFTRALFESMRGQQSQAGRAGRMSASTTSVFGELSEQDDETLEPRIIQSEQTNTSVVYGNRFIFKLFRKLEPGENLDAEIGRFLTEQNFEHAPRLAGLVDYRPQTEPPMTLGILQEFIDNEGDAWDYTLDELDRFYERVLTRAHPESQQPEGAESLSDARGEELDELIGSYIDAARLLGRRTAEMHRALASGPREADFAPESFSKLYQRSLYQSMRNLTGRVFDDLGRNIALVPEGLREQAERVIEKRDTFHRPFYGLIDSRVDAVRIRTHGDYHLGQVLYTGKDFVITDFEGEPARPMSERRIKRSGLKDVAGMIRSFHYAAYFALSDHTHQDLASVREAPMEDWAESWFDRVRTAYVDSYLDEVKGTNLIPADKGLFQRLLKAYELEKAVYELGYEINNRPNWVALPLTSLMQYLDRQ; this is translated from the coding sequence TTGGCGCTCGAAAAAAATCCAGAGTGGTACAAAGACGCGATCATTTACGAAGTCCACGTGCGTGCGTTTCACGACAGCAACGGCGACGGCGTTGGCGACTTTCGCGGTCTCACGCGCAAGCTCGACTATCTGCAGGACCTGGGCGTTACCGCCATCTGGTTGCTGCCGTTTTATCCGTCACCACTTCGCGATGACGGCTACGACATCGCCGACTACCGCCAAGTGCATCCGGATTACGGCACGCTCGATGACTTCAAGATGTTCTTGGAGGCCGCCCACGAACGCGGCATCCGAGTCATCACCGAGCTTGTCATCAATCACACCTCCGACCAGCACCCCTGGTTCCAGCGAGCCAGGCGCGCCGAGCCGGGCAGCCCCGAGCGTGACTTTTACGTTTGGAGCGACACGCCCAAGAAGTACGAGGATGCGCGAATCATCTTCCAAGACTTCGAGCACTCCAACTGGGCGTGGGACCCGGTGGGCGAGGCGTATTACTGGCACCGGTTCTACAGCCATCAGCCCGACCTGAACTTCGAGAACCCGGAGGTCAAAGAGGCGATCTTCGACGTGCTCGACTATTGGCTCGACATGGGCGTCGACGGCATGCGATTGGACGCGGTGCCCTACCTGTACGAGGAAGAGGGAACAAACTGCGAGAACCTGCCGCGCACGCACGCGTTCCTGAAGGAGTTGCGCGCCCACGTCGACGAGAAATACGACGACCGCATGTTGTTGGCCGAGGCCAACCAGTGGCCCGAGGACGCCGCCGCCTATTTCGGTGACGGCGACGAGTGCCACATGAACTTTCATTTCCCGGTCATGCCGCGGCTCTACCTGGCGCTCCAGCAGGAAGACCGCTTTCCCATCGTCGATATCATGGAGCAGACGCCCGAGATTCCGGACAACTCGCAGTGGGCCATCTTTTTGAGAAACCACGACGAGTTGACCCTCGAGATGGTCACCGACGAGGAGCGCGACTTCATGTATCGGGCCTACGCTCGTGAAGCCCGCGCTCGGGTCAACCTGGGCATTCGCCGTCGGCTTGCGCCACTGCTGGAGAATAGCCGCAGGCGCATCGAGTTGATGAACGCGCTGCTCCTGGCTCTGCCCGGCACGCCGGTCATCTACTACGGCGACGAGATCGGCATGGGCGACAATATCTTTCTGGGAGACCGCAACGGTGTGCGTACGCCCATGCAGTGGAGCGGCGACCGCAACGCCGGATTCTCGCGGGCCAACCCCCAGCAGCTCTATCTGCCCGCCATCATCGACCCGGAGTACCACTACGAGGCGGTCAACGTCGAAGTCCAGCAGTCCAACCCGAGTTCGCTGCTGTGGTGGACCAAGCGCCTGCTCTCGCTGCGAAAGCGTTACAAAGCGTTCGCCCGCGGGGAGACTCGCTTTTTGCGCCCGGAGAACCGCAAGGTGTTGGTGCTCTTGCGTGAGTTCGAAGACGAGCGAATGCTGGTGGTCGCCAACCTGTCGCGCTTCTCACAATACGCCGAGCTCGATCTGTCCGAATTCGAGGGCATGGTTCCGGTGGAATTGTTCGGACGCACGCTCTTCCCGCCAATCGGCGACCTGCCCTACTTCCTGACTCTGGGCCCGAACGCGGTGTACTGGTTCTCTTTGGAGAAACACGACGAGGCCAAGCAAGGCTGGGCGATCGAGGAAGCCGCCGAGCCGGTCAAGATGACCATGAGCGACGCGCGTGGGCTCGATGACCTGCTCGAAGGCCGCGCTCGGGAGCGCGTAGAGGGTGCGCTGGCGGACTTCCTGCGCCGACAGCGCTGGTTCCAGAGCAAGGGAGCCTATATCCGCGACGTCAACTTCCGCGAGTTCATTCCGGTCGCCCTCGAAGAGCGCACCGTGTACCTGAGCTTGATCGACGTGGAGACGATCCAGCACCAGGCGGACACCTACGTGGTGCCCCTGGCCCTGGCCACGGGCGATGGTGCCAACGACGCCGTCCAGCGAGGCTATCCGATCGTCGCGCGCATCCGCTTCGACCAACTCGGAGAGGAAGGTGTGCTCTACGACGCGATTGCCGACCGTGAGTTCACCCGAGCTCTCTTCGAAAGCATGCGCGGTCAACAGAGCCAGGCTGGACGCGCCGGACGCATGTCCGCATCGACCACGTCGGTGTTTGGAGAGCTCAGCGAGCAGGACGACGAAACCCTCGAGCCGCGGATCATCCAGAGTGAACAGACCAACACCTCGGTGGTGTATGGGAATCGGTTCATCTTCAAGCTCTTCCGCAAGCTGGAGCCGGGCGAAAACCTCGACGCGGAGATCGGTCGCTTCCTGACCGAGCAAAACTTCGAACACGCGCCGAGACTGGCGGGGCTGGTCGACTATCGACCGCAAACCGAGCCGCCGATGACCCTGGGCATCCTCCAGGAGTTTATCGACAACGAAGGAGACGCGTGGGACTACACCCTCGACGAGCTCGATCGCTTCTACGAGCGTGTGCTGACGAGAGCGCATCCGGAGTCCCAGCAACCCGAAGGTGCCGAGTCGTTGAGCGACGCCCGTGGGGAGGAACTCGACGAACTCATTGGTAGCTACATCGATGCAGCCCGCCTGCTCGGCCGGCGCACTGCTGAGATGCACCGGGCATTGGCGTCGGGCCCCCGAGAGGCCGATTTCGCCCCCGAGTCGTTCTCGAAGCTGTACCAGCGCTCGTTGTACCAATCGATGCGCAATCTGACCGGGCGCGTCTTCGACGATCTCGGGCGCAATATCGCGCTCGTCCCCGAAGGCTTGCGCGAGCAGGCCGAGCGGGTCATCGAGAAGCGCGACACCTTCCATCGCCCGTTCTATGGGTTGATCGACTCGCGCGTGGACGCGGTGCGTATTCGCACCCACGGTGACTACCACCTCGGCCAGGTGCTCTACACCGGAAAAGACTTCGTGATCACCGACTTCGAGGGGGAGCCGGCGCGACCCATGAGCGAGCGACGCATCAAACGCTCGGGCCTCAAAGACGTCGCGGGCATGATCCGCTCGTTCCACTATGCGGCCTATTTCGCCCTGTCGGACCACACGCACCAAGACCTCGCGTCGGTGCGGGAGGCGCCGATGGAAGATTGGGCCGAGTCTTGGTTCGACCGTGTACGTACCGCCTACGTCGACTCCTATCTGGACGAAGTAAAGGGAACCAATTTGATTCCCGCCGACAAGGGTCTGTTCCAGCGGCTGCTCAAGGCCTACGAACTCGAAAAAGCGGTCTACGAGTTGGGCTACGAGATCAACAACCGGCCCAATTGGGTTGCCCTGCCGTTGACCTCGTTGATGCAGTACCTCGATCGCCAGTGA
- the treZ gene encoding malto-oligosyltrehalose trehalohydrolase: MQPIIEGKPLLGATYLGEERTRFLVWAPFRQQVEVHLVAPEERIVAMDAVGGGYFRAVIDGVEPGAKYLYRLDGDVERPDPASRLQPESVHGPSAVVARDMDWESPPFGGLPLRDYVIYELHVGTFTEEGTFDAAIEKLDHLVQLGVTAVEVMPVAEFPGHRNWGYDGVHPFAVETSYGGPQSLKSFIRACHERDLAVVLDVVYNHLGPEGNYLHDYGPYFTDKYQTPWGMAVNFDGDGSDEVRRYFLQNAAQWIDEFHVDALRLDAVHAIYDDTPLTFLEELRIMVAERERRHNRRIHLIAETHANDPRLVASPERGGIGMDSHWSDDFHHAVHTLITGEEQDYYCDYGSLEHLTRCLRDGYSYTGQHSKFRGRRHGLPPRGIRGERFVVCVQNHDQVGNRPQGRRLSELASFEQQKLAACALLCSPFVPLLFMGEEYGELARFPYFISHGDPDLVEAVREGRRAEFPSLTAGEEPPDPASEETFRSAKLDWSRPHQTPHSRLLALYRELIRLRKNLEPLRQLRREQSEVSSFADARALAIRRWYAGGEALILLNFGEDRATVELELPSATWQKRLETCSEHWNGPGERLPKRLTSESDELTRLEMAGHSAALYDALPVVED, translated from the coding sequence ATGCAACCAATCATCGAAGGCAAGCCGCTGCTAGGCGCTACGTACCTCGGCGAGGAGCGCACGCGTTTTCTCGTCTGGGCGCCGTTTCGCCAGCAGGTCGAGGTGCACCTGGTTGCTCCCGAAGAGCGAATCGTGGCGATGGACGCCGTCGGCGGCGGCTACTTTCGGGCGGTCATTGACGGCGTCGAGCCCGGCGCGAAGTATCTGTACCGGCTCGACGGTGATGTCGAACGCCCCGACCCGGCCTCGCGTCTGCAGCCCGAGAGCGTCCATGGGCCATCTGCCGTGGTCGCTCGCGATATGGACTGGGAGAGCCCGCCTTTCGGGGGCCTGCCTTTGCGCGACTACGTCATCTACGAACTTCACGTCGGAACGTTCACCGAGGAGGGGACCTTCGACGCGGCGATCGAGAAGCTCGACCACCTGGTGCAACTCGGCGTCACAGCCGTCGAGGTGATGCCCGTGGCCGAGTTTCCCGGCCATCGCAACTGGGGCTATGACGGTGTCCATCCGTTCGCCGTCGAGACGAGCTATGGCGGCCCGCAGAGCTTGAAGTCGTTCATACGTGCGTGCCACGAGCGAGACTTGGCGGTTGTGCTCGACGTCGTCTACAACCACCTCGGCCCCGAGGGAAACTACCTGCACGACTACGGGCCCTATTTCACCGACAAATATCAGACCCCGTGGGGCATGGCGGTCAACTTCGACGGTGATGGCAGCGACGAGGTGCGCCGCTATTTTCTGCAGAACGCCGCCCAGTGGATCGACGAGTTTCACGTCGACGCGCTTCGTCTAGACGCGGTTCACGCCATCTACGATGACACACCGCTGACGTTCCTCGAGGAGCTACGCATAATGGTGGCCGAGCGAGAGCGCCGCCATAACCGACGCATTCATCTCATCGCCGAGACCCATGCGAATGACCCACGATTGGTCGCGTCCCCCGAACGCGGCGGTATTGGTATGGACAGCCACTGGTCCGACGACTTTCACCATGCCGTCCACACCCTCATCACCGGCGAAGAGCAAGATTATTACTGTGACTACGGCTCGCTGGAGCATCTGACACGCTGCCTGCGCGATGGATACAGCTATACCGGTCAACACTCGAAATTTCGCGGCCGCCGGCACGGACTGCCGCCCCGAGGCATTCGCGGCGAGCGTTTCGTGGTGTGTGTGCAGAACCACGACCAGGTGGGCAATCGGCCGCAGGGCCGTCGCCTCTCGGAACTCGCCTCTTTCGAACAGCAAAAGCTCGCGGCCTGCGCCCTTCTCTGCTCGCCCTTCGTGCCGCTACTTTTCATGGGCGAGGAATACGGCGAGTTGGCGCGGTTTCCGTACTTCATCAGCCATGGCGATCCCGACCTCGTCGAGGCCGTGCGAGAGGGGCGACGCGCGGAGTTCCCATCGCTGACCGCAGGCGAAGAGCCGCCCGATCCGGCGAGCGAAGAGACTTTTCGGTCCGCCAAACTCGATTGGAGCCGCCCCCATCAGACCCCGCACAGCCGCCTGTTGGCGCTGTATCGCGAGCTGATTCGGCTGCGCAAAAACCTCGAGCCACTCCGTCAGCTCCGGCGCGAACAGTCGGAGGTTTCGAGCTTTGCGGATGCGCGGGCCCTGGCGATTCGACGCTGGTATGCAGGTGGTGAAGCCCTTATCCTGTTGAACTTCGGAGAGGATCGCGCCACCGTCGAGCTCGAACTCCCTTCGGCGACCTGGCAAAAGCGCTTGGAGACTTGCTCCGAGCACTGGAACGGTCCCGGTGAACGCCTGCCTAAACGACTCACAAGCGAATCCGATGAGCTGACGCGCCTGGAGATGGCGGGCCACTCTGCTGCGTTGTACGACGCTCTTCCCGTTGTCGAGGACTGA
- the glgB gene encoding 1,4-alpha-glucan branching protein GlgB: MTTPTGEERPQPQEAHQPPAGDEPVRYDYTRLSDQDRYLFNEGTHFGLHNKLGSHTVEVDGELGTYFGVWAPDAERISVIGDFNGWNPDSHPLRQREATGLWEGFIPGVTSGTKYKYHIKSRYRGYEVEKADPFAFHHETPPKTASVVWELDYEWGDEAWMEHRQQANRAEAPTSIYEVHLGSWMRAPDDGDRFLSYRELAPKLADYVEEMGFTHVELMPVMEHPFYGSWGYQITGYFAPSSRYGTPQDFMYLVDHLHQRGIGVILDWVPSHFPGDEHGLAYFDGTSLFEHADERKGFHPDWKSYIFNYGRNEVRAFLASNAMYWLEKFHIDGLRVDAVASMLYLDYSRKPGEWVPNKYGGRENIEAVDFLRFFNEKVYERFPDVQTIAEESTAWPMVSRPTYTGGLGFGMKWDMGWMHDTLEYMSENPVHRKYYHNDLTFRGIYAFNENFVLPLSHDEVVHGKGSLLEKMPGDDWQQFANLRLLFAYMYAQPGKKLLFMGGEFGQRAEWNHDRSLDWHLLEHDSHEGVRRLVRDLNHAYRDEPALHRHDFEPNGFQWIDTHDTEQSVLSFLRWGDDPEDVVACVFNFTPVPRQNYRIGVPFKGTWSERINTDAQQYWGSGVGNWGEVEAAPIAYHGHAHSLMLTLPPLGALYLRPNEVS; this comes from the coding sequence ATGACCACGCCGACCGGCGAGGAACGGCCGCAGCCCCAGGAGGCGCACCAGCCTCCTGCGGGCGACGAGCCAGTTCGTTACGACTACACCCGTTTGAGTGATCAGGACCGGTACCTGTTCAACGAGGGCACCCATTTTGGCCTGCACAACAAGCTCGGCTCTCATACCGTCGAGGTCGATGGCGAGTTGGGGACGTATTTTGGCGTCTGGGCGCCCGACGCCGAGCGAATCAGCGTCATTGGAGACTTTAACGGGTGGAACCCCGACAGCCACCCACTTCGCCAGCGCGAAGCCACGGGGCTTTGGGAGGGATTTATCCCCGGAGTCACATCCGGCACCAAGTACAAGTACCACATCAAGTCGCGCTACCGCGGCTATGAGGTCGAAAAGGCCGATCCATTCGCGTTCCACCACGAGACGCCCCCAAAGACGGCTTCGGTGGTCTGGGAGCTCGATTACGAGTGGGGGGACGAGGCATGGATGGAGCACCGACAGCAGGCCAATCGCGCCGAGGCTCCCACCTCCATCTACGAGGTTCATTTGGGCTCTTGGATGCGAGCCCCCGACGATGGCGACCGCTTCCTGAGCTACCGCGAGCTTGCCCCGAAGCTTGCCGACTATGTCGAGGAGATGGGCTTCACGCACGTGGAGTTGATGCCGGTGATGGAACACCCCTTCTATGGCTCCTGGGGCTACCAGATCACCGGCTACTTTGCGCCGTCGAGCCGCTACGGAACACCCCAAGACTTCATGTACTTGGTCGACCACCTCCACCAGCGCGGCATCGGTGTGATCTTGGATTGGGTGCCGTCGCACTTCCCCGGCGACGAGCATGGGTTGGCCTATTTCGACGGCACGAGCTTGTTCGAGCACGCCGATGAGCGAAAGGGTTTTCACCCCGACTGGAAGAGCTACATCTTCAACTACGGCCGCAACGAGGTGCGCGCCTTTTTGGCCAGCAATGCGATGTACTGGCTCGAAAAATTCCATATCGACGGATTGCGCGTCGATGCGGTCGCCTCGATGCTCTACCTCGATTACTCGCGCAAGCCGGGCGAATGGGTCCCCAACAAATACGGGGGGCGCGAGAACATCGAAGCGGTCGACTTTCTGCGCTTTTTCAACGAGAAGGTCTACGAGCGCTTCCCCGACGTGCAGACCATCGCCGAGGAGTCGACCGCCTGGCCGATGGTCTCCCGGCCGACCTACACCGGAGGCCTGGGCTTTGGCATGAAGTGGGACATGGGCTGGATGCACGATACGCTCGAGTACATGAGCGAGAATCCGGTGCACCGCAAGTACTACCACAACGATCTGACCTTTCGCGGCATCTATGCGTTCAACGAGAATTTCGTCTTGCCGCTGTCCCACGACGAAGTGGTCCACGGCAAAGGTTCTCTGCTCGAAAAGATGCCCGGCGACGATTGGCAGCAATTTGCCAACTTGCGCCTGCTCTTTGCCTACATGTACGCGCAACCCGGAAAGAAGTTGCTGTTCATGGGGGGAGAATTTGGCCAGCGCGCCGAGTGGAACCACGACCGGAGCCTCGACTGGCATCTACTCGAGCACGACTCGCACGAGGGCGTGCGCCGGTTGGTGCGCGACTTGAACCACGCCTACCGAGACGAGCCGGCGCTGCATCGCCACGACTTCGAGCCGAATGGCTTCCAGTGGATCGACACCCACGACACCGAGCAGAGTGTGCTTAGCTTCTTGCGCTGGGGTGATGATCCAGAAGACGTCGTCGCCTGCGTGTTTAACTTTACTCCCGTACCCAGACAAAACTACCGCATCGGCGTCCCCTTCAAGGGGACTTGGTCGGAGCGGATCAACACGGATGCCCAGCAGTACTGGGGCAGTGGCGTGGGCAATTGGGGCGAGGTCGAAGCTGCCCCCATTGCCTACCACGGCCATGCGCATTCGTTGATGCTGACATTGCCGCCGTTGGGCGCACTCTACTTGCGTCCAAACGAGGTCTCGTGA
- a CDS encoding alpha-1,4-glucan--maltose-1-phosphate maltosyltransferase, whose translation MPQEGRRRAVIEGVEPQIDGGRYPAKRVIGDRVRVEADVFGDGHDEPSCALLWRHESEDTWHEEPMEFVGNDRWRADFHLEQLGRYHFTVSGWLDHFKTWRHDLEKRVDAGQEIDVDLRIGAAMVEDAAERARAGGVKDDAGALSELAALLADSSVSQDERAARALGPVLQELMSNWPDREFAERYEPELTIEVDRKRARFSSWYEMFPRSASAEPGEHGTFRDCEDRLPYIAEMGFDVVYFPPIHPIGRVHRKGKNNATVAAEGDVGSPWAIGSSEGGHKAVHPDLGTLEDFRRLVERAKEFDIEIALDIAFQAAPDHPYVEEHPEWFKERPDGTIQYAENPPKKYEDIYPFDFETDNWQALWEELESVVRHWCEQGVRVFRVDNPHTKPFAMWEWLIASIKEDYPEAIFLSEAFTRPKVMQRLAKLGFSQSYTYFAWRNTKWELSEYLRELTHTEQVEFMRPNFWPNTPDILTEFLQTGKRSAFMMRVALAATMTANYGIYGPAFELMEHVPRHPGSEEYLDSEKYQLRDWDLDAAHSLKDYIARLNRIRKANPALQQNRHTAFHRAENDWVLAFSKRTRDRDNVILTVANLDPDHKQAAMLDLDLAELGLAPDKAFQVHDLIDDARYVWQGHRNYVELDPHVSPVHVFRIGQKLRSERDFDYYT comes from the coding sequence ATGCCACAAGAAGGTCGACGCCGTGCAGTCATCGAGGGGGTCGAGCCGCAAATCGACGGAGGGCGATATCCGGCCAAGCGGGTCATCGGCGATCGAGTCCGCGTCGAAGCCGACGTCTTCGGCGACGGCCACGACGAGCCCTCCTGCGCGTTGTTGTGGCGCCATGAGTCGGAAGACACGTGGCATGAAGAACCGATGGAGTTTGTGGGGAACGACCGCTGGCGAGCTGACTTTCACCTCGAGCAGCTCGGCCGCTACCACTTCACGGTGTCCGGCTGGCTCGACCACTTCAAGACCTGGCGCCACGACCTCGAGAAGCGTGTCGACGCCGGCCAAGAAATCGACGTCGACCTGCGCATCGGCGCCGCCATGGTCGAAGACGCCGCCGAGCGGGCTCGCGCAGGTGGCGTGAAAGATGACGCGGGTGCGCTGTCGGAGCTGGCGGCTCTGCTGGCAGACAGCAGCGTGTCGCAGGACGAGCGGGCCGCCCGCGCGTTGGGACCGGTGCTCCAGGAGCTGATGTCGAACTGGCCCGATCGCGAATTCGCCGAGCGCTACGAGCCCGAACTCACCATCGAGGTCGACCGCAAACGCGCGCGTTTTTCGAGCTGGTACGAGATGTTTCCTCGCTCGGCATCCGCGGAGCCCGGAGAGCACGGCACGTTTCGTGATTGTGAGGACCGGCTTCCCTACATCGCCGAGATGGGGTTCGACGTCGTCTACTTCCCACCGATTCATCCCATCGGTCGCGTGCACCGCAAGGGTAAGAACAACGCCACCGTCGCAGCCGAGGGCGACGTCGGCAGCCCCTGGGCCATCGGCTCGTCCGAAGGCGGTCACAAGGCAGTCCATCCCGACCTGGGCACCCTCGAAGACTTCCGCAGGCTGGTCGAGCGCGCCAAAGAGTTCGACATCGAGATCGCACTCGACATTGCTTTTCAGGCCGCCCCCGATCACCCCTATGTCGAGGAGCATCCCGAGTGGTTCAAGGAGCGTCCCGACGGCACGATTCAGTACGCCGAAAACCCGCCCAAGAAGTACGAGGACATCTACCCGTTCGACTTCGAGACCGACAATTGGCAGGCGCTTTGGGAAGAACTCGAGAGCGTCGTGCGCCACTGGTGTGAACAAGGCGTGCGCGTCTTTCGCGTCGACAACCCCCACACCAAGCCCTTCGCCATGTGGGAGTGGCTCATCGCCAGCATCAAAGAGGACTATCCGGAAGCGATCTTTTTGTCCGAGGCATTCACCCGCCCGAAGGTGATGCAGCGGTTGGCCAAGCTTGGGTTCTCGCAGTCCTATACCTACTTCGCCTGGCGCAACACGAAATGGGAGCTCAGCGAGTATCTGCGCGAGCTTACGCACACGGAGCAAGTCGAGTTCATGCGGCCGAACTTCTGGCCGAACACGCCGGATATTCTGACCGAGTTTCTGCAGACCGGCAAACGCTCCGCGTTCATGATGCGGGTGGCGTTGGCGGCGACGATGACTGCCAATTACGGCATCTATGGGCCGGCCTTCGAGTTGATGGAGCATGTGCCCCGCCACCCCGGAAGCGAGGAGTACCTCGACTCCGAGAAGTACCAGCTTCGCGACTGGGATCTCGACGCCGCCCACAGCCTCAAAGACTATATCGCTCGCCTCAACCGCATTCGAAAAGCCAACCCTGCGTTGCAGCAGAACCGGCACACCGCCTTTCACCGCGCGGAAAACGACTGGGTGTTGGCGTTCAGCAAGCGCACGCGCGACCGCGACAACGTCATCCTGACGGTGGCGAACCTCGACCCGGACCACAAGCAGGCGGCGATGCTCGACCTCGACTTGGCCGAGTTGGGTCTCGCGCCCGACAAAGCTTTCCAGGTTCACGACCTCATCGACGATGCTCGCTACGTGTGGCAGGGCCACCGCAACTATGTCGAGCTCGACCCTCATGTCTCGCCGGTGCACGTCTTCCGCATCGGCCAGAAACTGCGCTCGGAGCGAGATTTTGACTACTACACTTGA